The following are encoded together in the Primulina tabacum isolate GXHZ01 chromosome 18, ASM2559414v2, whole genome shotgun sequence genome:
- the LOC142532786 gene encoding heparanase-like protein 2 encodes MELKGGFICCIFLLLICVSCAEKVELTVKGVSSIAETDDNFICATLDWWPESKCNYNQCPWGKAGILNLDLNSKILANAIKAFNPLRIRIGGSLQDQVLYKIGTFSEKCPHFRRSENGLFGFSIGCLQLDRWDLMNKLFSETGAKITFGLNALIGKKKTNGSLYSGGWNWRNAYDFMKYTAYKGYKIDSYELGNELCGSGVAGRIDAEQYGKDMIALKKLIKILYPNPTTEPKVLGPAGFYEKQWFDIFLKASGPNVVDGLTHHIYNLGPGNDPSLINKIQDPHFLDRISQTYSDISSSISSFGPWTSAWVGEAGGAFNSGGKDVSHTFVNGFWYLDQLGMASRFNHKVFCRQTLIGGNYGLLNTTSFIPNPDYYGALLWSRLMGKNVLAASHNGSPFLRVYSHCSKKTTGISVLLINMSNSTTFDVSITNDMNSYAGQYNQREEYHLAPKDGNILSDVLLLNGTPLKLTGSFDIPVLNPKIADPKFPVILAPNSIAVVIVKGFRAPACA; translated from the exons ATGGAATTGAAGGGTGGTTTTATttgctgtatttttttattattgatttGTGTTTCGTGTGCGGAAAAAGTGGAGTTAACAGTGAAGGGAGTAAGCTCCATAGCCGAGACAGATGATAACTTCATATGTGCAACACTGGATTGGTGGCCGGAAAGTAAATGTAACTACAACCAGTGCCCATGGGGAAAAGCGGGCATTCTCAATTTG GATTTGAATAGCAAGATTCTGGCAAATGCCATCAAAG CATTCAACCCTCTTCGGATCAGAATTGGAGGTTCGCTGCAAGATCAGGTTCTGTACAAAATCGGAACTTTCTCCGAAAAATGCCCGCATTTCAGAAGAAGCGAGAATGGATTGTTTGGATTTTCAATAGGTTGTCTTCAATTGGATAGATGGGATCTCATGAACAAATTATTCAGCGAAACCGG GGCTAAGATTACATTTGGCTTGAATGCCCTCATTGGAAAGAAGAAAACCAATGGCTCTCTTTACAGCGGCGGTTGGAACTGGAGAAACGCCTACGATTTCATGAAGTACACTGCCTATAAAGGATACAAGATTGATTCGTATGAACTTG gaAATGAGCTATGTGGAAGTGGGGTTGCTGGACGAATAGATGCAGAACAATATGGCAAAGATATGATTGCACTCAAAAAACTAATCAAGATTTTGTACCCTAATCCAACCACAGAACCTAAAGTTTTAGGCCCTGCTGGATTTTACGAGAAGCAATGGTTTGACATATTCCTGAAAGCTTCGGGACCGAATGTAGTTGATGGTTTGACACACCATATCTACAATCTCGGACCAG GTAATGATCCAAGTCTAATCAACAAGATTCAAGATCCGCATTTTCTCGATCGTATCTCTCAAACGTACAGCGATATTTCCAGCAGCATCAGTTCATTCGGACCATGGACAAGTGCATGGGTTGGAGAAGCTGGTGGGGCTTTCAACAGTGGTGGCAAGGATGTGTCGCATACATTTGTTAATGGATTTTG GTATTTGGATCAACTGGGAATGGCATCAAGATTCAACCACAAGGTTTTCTGCAGACAAACCTTAATTGGAGGAAACTATGGCCTATTGAACACGACTTCATTCATCCCTAATCCAGATTATTACGG CGCGCTTTTATGGAGTCGTTTGATGGGAAAGAACGTACTCGCTGCTTCTCACAATGGCTCCCCGTTCTTGCGTGTCTACTCTCATTGCTCCAAGAAAACA ACAGGAATATCTGTGCTTTTGATAAACATGTCGAATTCAACAACCTTCGATGTTTCGATAACTAATGACATGAACTCGTACGCtggacaatacaatcaaagggAAGAGTACCATTTGGCTCCAAAAGATGGAAATATCCTAAGTGATGTGTTGTTGCTGAATGGAACTCCATTGAAGCTCACAGGATCATTTGATATTCCTGTGTTGAATCCAAAGATTGCCGACCCCAAATTTCCAGTTATATTGGCACCCAATTCGATAGCTGTTGTCATTGTTAAAGGATTTAGAGCACCAGCTTGTGCTTAG
- the LOC142533629 gene encoding uncharacterized protein LOC142533629 translates to MAIHLRLIFTAWHLVIILLLFLNSVAHCKTLKRDVKALNEIKASLGWRVVYAWVGDDPCGDGDLPPWSGVTCSIVSGSDYRVVTELEVYAVSLVGPFPIAVTNLVDLTRLDLHNNKLTGSIPSQIGRLKHLKILNLRWNKFQDAIPPEIGELKQLTHLYLSFNNFKGEIPKELANLPELRYLLLHENRLIGRIPPELGTLPKLRHLDVGNNHLIGTIRELIRIEGCFPALRNLYLNNNYLTGGIPSQLANLTNLEILYLSHNKMSGVIPFGPAHIPRLTYLYLDHNQFSGRIPDAFYKHPFLKEMYIEGNSFRPGVKPIGDHKVLELSDSEFLF, encoded by the exons ATGGCGATTCATCTTCGTTTGATTTTTACCGCGTGGCATCTAGTTATCATTTTACTTTTGTTCCTGAACAGCGTCGCTCACTGCAAAACCCTCAAGCGAGATG TGAAGGCATTGAATGAAATAAAAGCATCACTTGGTTGGAGGGTAGTTTATGCTTGGGTTGGTGATGACCCTTGTGGAGATGGTGATTTGCCTCCATGGTCTGGTGTCACATGTTCCATTGTTAGTGGGAGTGACTACAGAGTTGTTACTGAATT GGAAGTTTATGCTGTTTCCCTGGTTGGTCCATTTCCAATTGCAGTTACGAATCTCGTGGATCTTACAAGGCT GGATCTACATAACAACAAACTGACTGGGTCTATACCATCACAAATTGGGCGGTTGAAGCATCTCAAGATCCT GAATTTGAGGTGGAATAAATTTCAAGATGCTATTCCTCCTGAAATTGGTGAACTAAAGCAGCTAACGCATCT CTATTTGAGTTTTAATAATTTCAAAGGTGAAATCCCTAAAGAACTTGCAAATCTTCCTGAGCTCCGTTATCTTCTTCTACATGAGAATCGTTTGATTGGAAGAATTCCACCTGAATTGGGAACTTTGCCGAAACTACGCCACCT GGATGTTGGCAACAACCATTTGATTGGGACCATTAGAGAACTTATTCGTATAGAAGGATGCTTCCCGGCACTTCGTAATCT TTATCTTAATAACAATTACCTTACTGGGGGCATTCCATCACAGCTTGCAAATTTGACGAACTTGGAGATTCT TTACCTATCACATAACAAAATGTCCGGTGTTATTCCATTTGGGCCAGCTCATATTCCTCGTTTGACTTACTT GTACTTGGATCACAATCAATTTTCCGGGAGGATTCCTGATGCCTTCTACAAGCACCCATTTTTAAAGGAGAT GTACATTGAAGGAAATTCATTCCGACCTGGTGTGAAACCTATTGGCGACCACAAAGTCCTGGAACTTTCTGATTCGGAGTTCCTATTCTAG
- the LOC142532787 gene encoding nodulin-related protein 2-like, whose protein sequence is MDFLSDITKHDHDSKPKPTSDHPTNPDHGHHKRPSNSDLLNSAKVVADAAKSHLRHEPQKHEKGMVANAAADLLCGASEYGKLDDTKGMGKYVDKAEDYLRQYNTTQSTTTVVDSHGNKTTTTTTSTTVTTDPEKDPATGGVGDYVKMAEGFLHKPSGGGGGAGAGDFMKMAGDFLKK, encoded by the coding sequence ATGGATTTCTTGTCCGATATAACGAAACATGATCACGATTCCAAGCCGAAGCCCACTTCTGATCACCCCACGAACCCCGATCACGGGCACCACAAGAGACCATCAAACTCCGACCTTCTCAACAGCGCCAAGGTGGTAGCTGACGCGGCGAAATCCCATCTCCGCCATGAGCCACAGAAGCATGAAAAAGGGATGGTCGCTAATGCGGCCGCGGATCTACTCTGCGGTGCTTCAGAGTACGGAAAGCTAGATGATACTAAAGGAATGGGAAAGTACGTTGACAAGGCGGAGGATTATCTCCGCCAGTACAACACGACTCAGTCCACCACCACCGTTGTTGATTCCCACGGTAACaaaaccaccaccaccaccacctccaccaccgtcACCACCGACCCTGAAAAAGATCCCGCCACTGGCGGCGTTGGGGACTATGTCAAAATGGCGGAAGGTTTCTTGCACAAGCCGTCTGGAGGCGGTGGAGGAGCCGGCGCTGGGGATTTCATGAAGATGGCCGGGGATTTCTTGAAGAAGTAG